CGCGGCCATCCGGCACCACCAGGCTTCCAGCAAAGGCCAATCGGTGTCAGAGGCTGAAGACGTCGTCATGAGCTGTTGATTTCCGCATGGAGGGACTCGCGCGACATGGTACTGCCGAGGGCAGACGAAAGCAACCGCTTGACTTGGTGAATCATTCCAGTATTCTTGGGCCAGCTTCAGCCTGTGGCATCGAGAAGAAGGAGAGACTCATGGCTCGCTTGGTCCTGCTGCGTCATGGCGAATCGCAATGGAATCTGGAAAACCGCTTTACCGGGTGGGTCGATGTGCCCCTCTCCCCCCGGGGAATTGAGGAAGCCACGAAAGCCGGTGAGAAATTACGCGGCTTCACCTTCAACCGGGCCTTCACCTCCGTCCTGACGCGGGCGAATGAAACCCTGCGGCTGGCGCTGGAAGTCATCGGGCAAACCAGCATCCCCATCGAAAAAGACAAGGCGCTGAACGAGCGCATGTATGGGGAACTCCAAGGCCTCAACAAAGCGGAAACGGCCAAGAAGTACGGCGAGGATCAGGTCAAGATCTGGCGGCGCAGTTATGACGTCCGCCCGCCGGGGGGGGAGAGCTTGAAGGATACGGCCGAGCGGGTCCTGCCCTACTATGAAAGCAAGATTAAGCCCTTTCTCCTGAAGGACGAGACTATTCTCATCGCCGCGCACGGCAACAGCTTGCGCGCCCTGGTGATGCAGCTGGAACAACTCTCCCGTGAGCAGGTACTAGAGCTGAATATTCCGACCGGCGCGCCGTTGCTCTATGAGCTCGACACGGCGGGAAAAGTGTTGTCGCACAAGTATCTGTAAGCGTTGCGGGTTCAGCTGGCGGTCTTTTTCAACAGCCTGTTAGCGCGTGTCGTCGAGCAAGGCCGCATATTGATCGACCGGCACATAGTCGATAAGCAGCACCAGCAGCTTTTGACGGTCGTCGGAGGACACGGCCCGCTGGTCCTCCACAATGGTCGCGGCCTCCGCGCAGAGCGCCAGCGGACTGAGCCGGTCCTCCATAAGCCGGCAATAATGGCCCAACCGGTCGTCCAGCTCGGCGCGATACTCCGCCCAGGCTCCCAGTCCGAACGTCCCCGCCGTCCACTTCGCCGTCACGGAATCAAAGAGCAATTCCCCGATGACACCCCGGTATTTCTTCAAGATGTGGGCATCGACCGCCGCAAGAATCCAGTAGAGATTCAGCGACAGGATTTCCCGCGCGAGCTGCCGGGCTTGGGCCTCGGTGGCGTCGATGCCATACTCCTGCATCTGGTCCACGGTAACAGGCGGCGGCATCGCATGGAACAGGGCGGTGGCCGCTTCTTTCGGTGTCATGGGCAATCTCCTCGTGGCCGCGATTCAGCGTCGAGAGTGCGAGGATACTGCACCGGCAATTCGACACTCAAGCGCCTTGTTCAACTCATCCGGCTGTGCTAGATTCCCGCCCCATGATCAGACTCGTTAAAACCAGTTCCCAACGCTGTGGCCGCTTCCTCACCGGACTCGTGACCGGCTTGCTTGTGCTGGCAACCCTGATTGCCCCAGCCCAGGCAGAAGACAATCGCTGGGGATTCGGCTCCGATCTCGGGCTGACCACCGGAACGGTGGACGGCACCGTCTTCACGCTGGGCTTCAACCTCGACTACTATGTGGATCGAAACTTTTCGTTCGGACCGATGATGCAGATCAGCCCGACCGGCAATCTGTTTCAATTCGCCTTTGCCGGCGTCGGGAAATACCACGTGCGCTTAAGCAATGGCATCAACCTCGTGCCCTTTACCGGCATCGGATTGATCCACGCGGACCTTGATCGCGGCACCGGAGCCGCCCGCATCGACCGGAACGATACCAGTTGGTATATCCCGATCGGCCTCTCCCTTGAATACCAGGTGATTCACAATATCGCCATCTCCTCCACGCT
The nucleotide sequence above comes from Nitrospira sp.. Encoded proteins:
- a CDS encoding 2,3-bisphosphoglycerate-dependent phosphoglycerate mutase, encoding MARLVLLRHGESQWNLENRFTGWVDVPLSPRGIEEATKAGEKLRGFTFNRAFTSVLTRANETLRLALEVIGQTSIPIEKDKALNERMYGELQGLNKAETAKKYGEDQVKIWRRSYDVRPPGGESLKDTAERVLPYYESKIKPFLLKDETILIAAHGNSLRALVMQLEQLSREQVLELNIPTGAPLLYELDTAGKVLSHKYL